The Haloarchaeobius sp. HME9146 DNA segment CACGGGGTACTCGGCCGTCGAGTTCACCGGAAAGAGCGACGAACTCGTCGTCATCCACATCACGGACGAATCGGTCGAGTTCGAACCAGTGCCTGACCTCGCGGGGGCGACCGTGCCCGAGACGGTGTCGTACCTCGACGACGAGCACGGCATCGGTGCCGACCAGACCGCGGTCGTCGGCCCTGCCGGGGAGAACCTCGTCCGGTTCGCGTCCATCATGACCAGCGAGGAGCGCGCCTTCGGGCGTGGCGGCCTCGGAGCCGTCCTCGGGTCGAAGAACGTGAAGGCGGTCACCGTCGAGGGTGACTCCGCCCCCGACATCGACATCCCGTCGTCGCAGATGGAGATTCACCGCGAGGCCGCGACCGACGACCACATCATGAAGCGCCAGGGCACCGTCGCCGTGATGGACCTCGCCAACGAGATGGACGGGCTCCCCTCGTACTACTTCTCCGAGCAGCACTTCGAGGGCGCTTCCGGCATCAACGGGAGCGCGGTCGAGGAGAAGAAGTACAAGAAGGGGACCTGTTCGGCCTGCGCGTTCTCCTGCAAGCTCCCGACGAGGGACGAGGAGGCAGGCGTCGAGACCGAGGGTCCCGAATTCGAGGTCGCGATGGCGTTCGGTTCGAACTCGGGGGTCGACGACATCGTCGACGTGATGAAGTCGAACGAACTCTGCGACCGGTACGGACTCGACGCCATCTCTGCCGGGAACACCGTCGCGGCCTACCTCGCCAGCGAGGACGCCTTCGGCGACGTCGACCGCATCCACGATACGGTCGAGAAGATCGCGAAGCGCGAGGGTATCGGGGACGACCTGGCCGAGGGAATCGCCCGCGTCCACGACGACCTCGGGGTCGAGGACTGGACCGTCAAGGGCCTCGACTTCGCCGCCCACGAGGGTCGCGTGCTCCACGGACAGGGACTCTCCTACGCGGTCTCGAACCGCGGTGCCGACCACATGTACGCGGTCTTCTACTCGCAGGAGTACCCGCTCGTCGAGGAGGACGACGCCTACCCGCCCGAGGGGTTCGAGGGCAAGCCACAGCGCCTCATCGAGAAGGAGAACCAGATGGCCCTCAACGACAGCGGCGTCGTCTGCAAGTTCTCCCGTGACTTCATGACCCCGGAACGGTACGAGATGCTGTTCGGGGCCGACTTCGAGGACCTCCTCGCGGTCGGCGACCGGGTCGTCCGCCTGGAACGGCACTTCAACAACCAGCGCGGCTTCGACCGCTCGGACGACAGTCTCCCGTACGAGGACCAGCTTCCGGGCTTCGAGGACGCGCTCGACGAGTACTACGAACGTCGGGGCTGGACCGAGGACGGTGTGGTCACCGACGAGCAGATTCCGGCCTGAACTGTATCCCACATCCGGTCCGCACCCGCCCCGCGTCTCCCGCTTATTCTTCGCCGTCCGTTGCGGCCGTCGGCTGGTACATCTCGACGAGCCCCTGCTCGAACCGCTCGACACCGCGCGACAGCAGTTCGACCTGGGTCGCCTTCGTCTCCTCGTCGACGACGTACGCGGGGCCGCTCAGGTTCAGCGAGCCGAGCACCTCGCCGCGGGGCGATTTCACCACCTTTCCGACGGCCCAGAACCCCTCTATCGCTTCGCCTTCTGCCTGGCCGTAGCCCTGCTCGCGGACGCGTTCGAGTTCTTCGAACAGTTCGTCCTCGCTGGTGATGGTCCGGTCGGTTGGTGCCGGGAGTCCCCAGCGGTCGATTATCTCGCGAACACGGCTC contains these protein-coding regions:
- a CDS encoding aldehyde ferredoxin oxidoreductase family protein: MLHTEGPLLTVDVGARETQTEDIDDVLESYVGGRGVATRLAHERIPFDVDPFGAENRVYFTTGPMQASNMSFTGRMNCTSVSPLTDGLCSSNAGGFMSRNFADTGYSAVEFTGKSDELVVIHITDESVEFEPVPDLAGATVPETVSYLDDEHGIGADQTAVVGPAGENLVRFASIMTSEERAFGRGGLGAVLGSKNVKAVTVEGDSAPDIDIPSSQMEIHREAATDDHIMKRQGTVAVMDLANEMDGLPSYYFSEQHFEGASGINGSAVEEKKYKKGTCSACAFSCKLPTRDEEAGVETEGPEFEVAMAFGSNSGVDDIVDVMKSNELCDRYGLDAISAGNTVAAYLASEDAFGDVDRIHDTVEKIAKREGIGDDLAEGIARVHDDLGVEDWTVKGLDFAAHEGRVLHGQGLSYAVSNRGADHMYAVFYSQEYPLVEEDDAYPPEGFEGKPQRLIEKENQMALNDSGVVCKFSRDFMTPERYEMLFGADFEDLLAVGDRVVRLERHFNNQRGFDRSDDSLPYEDQLPGFEDALDEYYERRGWTEDGVVTDEQIPA